A portion of the Calliphora vicina chromosome 5, idCalVici1.1, whole genome shotgun sequence genome contains these proteins:
- the LOC135962109 gene encoding uncharacterized protein LOC135962109, giving the protein MNKIWHKPLHTRKVWKQMSLLSKIIYYLQPLVGHLIDTWLQPLPFPTIFKFLYSCILIILILLPVIVPIMIMISYYAILQYLLESTLDLVYPKHFDVIHYLAKVYNLQIENEKYVQFLYLSMERWRYIITALASCIDYTRLVLSIVMS; this is encoded by the exons atgaataaaatttggcataaaCCATTACATACTAGAAAAgtg TGGAAACAGATGTCTTTATTAAGTAAAATCATTTATTACCTACAACCATTAGTGGGCCATTTAATTGATACTTGGCTGCAACCTTTACCATTTCCcacaatattcaaatttttgtaTTCCTGTATTTTAATCATTCTAATATTACTGCCAGTTATCGTTCCAATTATGATCATGATAAGTTATTATGCTATACTACAATATTTACTGGAaag TACTTTGGATCTTGTTTATCCCAAACATTTTGATGTCATTCACTACTTAGCTAAAgtttacaatttacaaattgaaaatgaaaaatacgtTCAATTCCTTTACTTGTCTATGGAAAGATGGCGTTATATAATTACAGCATTGGCATCATGTATTGACTACACGCGTTTGGTTTTATCTATAGTAATGAGTTGa
- the MED23 gene encoding mediator of RNA polymerase II transcription subunit 23 produces MDVQILEYVNNYLKVEPIEEAFLSVIVYRPDGEQDKATKFTNDIVAAFGSIPQDSKEGIVRQYLEKAASATNTNQLKVLMGTLGKLAESHLITAKLLCDKVLLCEKLNYENKNFWIESLRLIKKVIDHVDYKGVREIMKACRDKAQRFPLNVNVTYLPQLLALEDTIRYIFDRNNSLLPAYFIANEIIKPFPYHWKLNKLMTDVVEEFRQTAQMVSIIGHTHMLPIVEHFGYADHMMNSWKLDPNTLKFNFKGSLPYEPELMEEQPQLLRYVLEQTYSKEMISIMLNLQKHQKQRCNTLEDQLVNLIVSAMEMTESNENIAGSSFNVPEEQINQNEWIWLHLSSQLIYFVLFHFVSFTHIVLALYDKLSKKELRKGRDQLMWILLQFISGSIQKNPIANFLPMFKLFDLLYPEQEPLPLPDCNKSCSLRQMAPICIWIHLMKKTRNENMNITRPLPIALKNHHDFLQHLVLPTTMMSMSLSNDFRIVLVCNAYSTNQEFFARPMSILVEALNGNAKSASGAPIQPLPYSMVVLDSLTVHSKMSLIHGFVTQMIKQSQTKTSVPTPALIETYARLLVYTEIESLGIKGFLLQLLPAVFKHQAWSILHILLEMFSYKMHHIPTHYRIQLLSNLHSLAHVPQSNKMQLNICFESTSLRLINAMGSVEFQPQLSRYFNEKPPASVTSTESEELNRVLILTLARAMHVTGGGEDMQAWCKELLSTIMQNTPHAWALHSLACFPPALAEFFAQNNHPVENKALLKKSVEEEYRNWSSMTNENDIINHFIKPNTSHLFLCLLYKMIWETDNINPVAYKILEGISARALSANLRKLCDYLISEVVSSNGKEFIHKSVDSINNLIWKYNVVTIDRVVLCLALRTLEGNEAQVCFLIIQLLLLKASELRNRVTEFCKENNPDHWKQINCHEKHLSFHQKYPEKFAPDESASHPPLPVYFSNVCLRFLPVLDVVIHRFIELPIQHVHQILEVILDHLSILYKFHDRPITYLYNTLHFYERILRDRPSLKRKLVSAVTGSFCDIRPPNWCISEQYKLFLQSPDLLWNPELAYYMNLIKRLAETISGKNVFFNADWRFNEFSNAPAHAMYVTCVELLSLPVAPQIVATNIIDVIVKGYALIPQKEIHSYINAVGIVLAELPEAYWSGIYERLQEVLNVPNMLRWTYRFNAFEMFNFKLVREAMVEKTFAVVLAVAHSIFHHMGGLKLATMTKYIKETLKPRVVTEHQLVFLCHVFGPFLQRIEQEKPNAVAGIAILLYEMLEVVDKQHGPTPLEYMDPICDFLYHIKYIHVGNIIKNESEAIIKRLRPALQMRLRFISHLNIEDKHTEKPCEQQTASATTANLQPTMAAQSMQFQANTMQQNFANLPNQQQQQQPQQTMQNVNNNPGAQTQPGNQQQQQQPQQPQQLNQQQQQLHQMQLQQQQIQQQLHQQQQFQLQQQQLQQHLQQQQMQQQQQQSQPPNMGGGMRHN; encoded by the exons ATGGATGTGcaaattttagaatatgttaatAACTATTTG AAAGTAGAGCCCATTGAAGAGGCCTTTCTAAGTGTGATTGTTTACCGGCCAGACGGCGAGCAAGATAAAGCCACCAAATTCACCAATGACATTG tgGCAGCATTTGGCTCTATTCCCCAGGACAGTAAAGAAGGAATTGTGCGTCAATACTTAGAGAAGGCAGCATCGGCCACAAACACTAATCAGTTGAAAGTGTTGATGGGTACACTGGGCAAATTGGCAGAATCTCATTTGATAACAGCAAA actaCTCTGTGACAAAGTTCTCTTATGTGAAAAGCTAAACTatgaaaataagaatttttggATAGAAAGTCTTCGACTgataaaaaaagttatagatCATGTAGACTATAAGGGCGTGCGGGAAATAATGAAAGCATGTCGTGACAAAGCACAACGATTTCCACTTAATGTAAATGTAACATATTTACCACAACTGTTGGCACTAGAAGATACCATACGATATATATTCGATCGCAATAATAGTCTATTGCCAGCATATTTTATAGCTAATGAAATAATCAAACCCTTTCCATATCATTGg AAACTTAATAAATTAATGACTGATGTTGTAGAAGAATTTCGTCAAACTGCCCAAATGGTGTCTATAATTGGCCATACCCATATGTTACCGATCGTGGAACATTTCGGTTATGCTGATCATATGATGAATTCATGGAAATTAGATCccaatactttaaaatttaattttaaaggtaGTCTACCATACGAACCGGAATTAATGGAAGAACAGCCGCAATTGTTGCGCTATGTTTTGGAGCAAACCTATTCCAAggaaatgatttcaataatgttGAATTTACAAAAACATCAGAAGCAAAGATGTAATACATTGGAAGATCAGTTGGTTAATTTAATTGTAAGTGCTATGGAAATGACAGAATCGAATGAAAATATTGCTGGCAGTAGTTTCAATGTACCCGAGgaacaaataaaccaaaatgaGTGGATCTGGTTGCATTTGTCATCACAATTGATCTACTTTgttctatttcattttgttagTTTTACGCATATAGTTTTAGCACTATACGATAAG CTTTCGAAAAAGGAGTTACGTAAAGGCCGTGATCAATTAATGTggatattattacaatttatatcGGGCAGTATACAAAAGAACCCT attgccAACTTTTTACCcatgtttaaattatttgatttattatatCCCGAACAAGAACCTTTGCCATTACCCGACTGTAACAAATCTTGTTCACTGAGACAG atGGCTCCCATTTGTATTTGGAttcatttaatgaaaaaaactagAAATGAGAACATGAACATTACACGGCCTTTAccaattgctttaaaaaatcatcatgA TTTTCTTCAGCATTTAGTACTGCCCACAACAATGATGTCCATGAGTTTGAGCAATGATTTTCGCATAGTTTTAGTATGTAATGCGTATTCGACGAATCAAGAGTTTTTTGCACGACCCATGAGCATACTGGTGGAAGCTTTAAATGGCAATGCAAAATCTGCCTCCGGTGCTCCCATACAACCTCTACCTTATTCAATGGTAGTACTAGATAGTCTAACAGTTCATAGCAAAATGTCACTGATACATGG ttttgtaACACAAATGATTAAACAGTCCCAAACTAAAACCTCTGTTCCTACGCCAGCGTTAATTGAGACATACGCCCGACTTCTGGTATATACAGAAATTGAATCTTTGGGCATCAAAGGATTTTTGT TGCAATTATTGCCGGCAGTTTTTAAACATCAAGCTTGGAGTATTTTACACATATTATTGgaaatgttttcatataaaatgcaTCATATACCAACACATTATAGAATACAATTGCTTTCCAATTTACATTCATTGGCTCATGTGCCTCAGTCCAATAAAATGCAATTGAATATATG CTTTGAATCAACCTCTCTTCGTTTAATCAACGCCATGGGCTCGGTTGAGTTTCAACCTCAGCTATCGCGTTACTTTAATGAAAAACCACCTGCTTCTGTGACCTCAACCGAGAGTGAAGAACTTAATCGTGTTTTAATTTTAACCTTAGCCCGTGCAATGCATGTTACGGGCGGTGGGGAAGATATGCAAGCCTGGTGCAAGGAATTACTATCGACTATAATGCAAAATACACCCCATGCTTGGGCTTTACATTCATTGGCCTGTTTTCCACCGGCACTTGCTGAATTCTTTGCCCAAAATAATCATCCGGTAGAGAATAAAGCACTACTGAAAAAATCAGTAGAAGAGGAATATCGCAACTGGTCTTCGATGACCAATGAAAATGATATAATCaatcattttataaaacctAATACAAGTCATTTGTTTTTGTGTCTGTTATACAAAATGATATGGGAAACTGATAATATAAATCCGGTAGCTTACAA AATCCTAGAAGGTATTAGTGCTCGAGCTTTATCTGCCAATTTACGTAAACTCTGTGATTATTTAATAAGTGAGGTGGTCTCTTCAAACGGCAaagaatttatacataaaaGTGTAGATTCTATTAATAATTTGATTTGGAAATACAATGTTGTTACTATAGATCGTGTAGTCTTGTGTTTGGCCTTGCGTACTTTGGAAGGCAATGAGGCCCAAGTTTGTTTTTTGATCATTCAACTTTTATTGCTTAAAGCATCTGAGTTAAGAAATCGAGTTACCgagttttgcaaagaaaataatCCAGACCATTGGAAACAAATTAATTG TCACGAGAAACATTTGTCTTTCCATCAAAAATATCCTGAGAAATTTGCTCCTGATGAATCAGCATCACATCCTCCACTGCCAGtgtatttttcaaatgtttgtctACGATTTTTACCGGTATTGGATGTGGTAATTCATCGCTTTATTGAATTGCCAATACAGCATGTCCATCAAATTCTCGAGGTCATCTTGGACCACTtaagtattttatataaatttcatg ATCGTCctattacatatttatacaaCACTTTGCATTTCTATGAGCGCATATTAAGGGATCGTCCctcattgaaaagaaaattg GTTAGTGCTGTTACTGGATCTTTTTGTGATATACGCCCGCCCAACTGGTGTATTAGCgaacaatataaattatttttacaaagtCCCGATCTCTTATGGAATCCAGAATTGGCTTAttatatgaatttaataaaGCGCTTAGCCGAAA CGATAAGTggtaaaaatgttttcttcaaTGCGGACTGGCGTTTCAATGAATTTTCTAATGCTCCTGCCCATGCTATGTATGTCACCTGTGTTGAACTCTTAAGTTTACCGGTTGCACCTCAAATTGTGGCCACTAACATAATCGATGTTATTGTTAAGGGTTATGCTTTGATACCGCAAAAAGAAATCCATTCCTATATAAATGCAGTTGGCATAGTGTTGGCAGAACTCCCGGAGGCCTATTGGAGTGGTATTTACGAAAGATTACAAGAGGTTTTAAATGTACCGAATATGTTGCGATGGACATATCGCTTTAATgcttttgaaatgtttaattttaaacttgtaCGTGAAGCCATGGTAGAGAAAACGTTTGCTGTTGTTTTGGCTGTGGCGCATTCAATATTTCATCATATGGGCGGACTTAAATTGGCTACAATGACAAA ATATATTAAGGAAACTCTGAAGCCGCGTGTGGTAACTGAACATCAATTGGTGTTTTTGTGTCATGTCTTTGGCCCATTTTTACAACGTATTGAACAAGAGAAACCAAATGCTGTAGCTGGCATTGCAATTCTACTGTACGAGATGCTGGAAGTGGTTGACAAACAACATGGTCCCACTCCATTGGAATATATGGATCCTATATGTGATTTTCTGTATCACATCAAGTACATACATGTTGGTAACATAATTAAAAATGAGTCAGAAGCTATTATTAAACGCTTGAGGCCAGCTTTACAAATGCGCTTACGCTTCATCAGTCATCTAAATATTGAGGATAAACATACCGAAAAGCCATGTGAACAACAAACAGCTTCCGCAACAACAGCAAATCTACAGCCAACCATGGCTGCCCAGAGTATGCAATTTCAAGCCAATacaatgcaacaaaattttgctaatttaccgaatcaacagcagcagcaacagccaCAACAGACTATgcaaaatgttaataataatcCTGGGGCACAAACACAACCTGGTaatcaacagcagcaacaacagccacaacaaccacagcaattaaatcaacagcaacaacaattgcaTCAAATGCAATTACAGCAGCAGCAAATACAACAGCAATTGCATCAGCAACAGCAATTTCAACTACAGCAACAGCAGTTGCAACAACATTTACAGCAGCAACAaatgcagcagcaacaacaacaatctcAGCCACCCAACATGGGTGGTGGGATGCGTCataattaa
- the Caf1-105 gene encoding chromatin assembly factor 1 subunit B: MKCKIPEISWHNRDPVLSVDIQPKSNASSNYYRLASGGTDAHVLIWYMKSISSGEHGDIELDLAADLTRHQRAVNVVKWSPNGELLASGDDESVVFIWKQKSDSEPLNILDSTNEQDKEVWITLKVLRGHMEDIYDLSWAPNSLYLVTGSVDNSAMVWDVQKGKSMSILNDHKGFVQGVAWDPKNQYIATLSTDRYLRIFDIQSKKVLYRVSKGTLPVPEDNNLHGKRMRLFHDDTLQTFFRRLCFTPDGKLLLTPAGVTDYEGCTRPLNTTYAFSRYGFRQPAIVLPCPDQYTVAVKCCPLLFKLRPFNGEKNPPVVPLPYRMIFAVATKSSVYFYDTQQKQPFALISNIHYTRLTDITWSNDGRIVVVSSTDGFCSLITFEEGELGEEYENSEAALEAALAQVTKKTKKQKDNEASAKTRKPSTDDSAAAKEAVSVQKEPQLQKVVEQEKKQIPSNTDETKKKEKPSEDKQAVPIAIKRKPTESDVKEDTKKANPIPIKRKPGPVDKSTTNANDEKTDKKTGTNTNTEEIKEDTIQAKPIAIKRKPGPVDDATTNTNEEKTKHKPETEANALENKKDVNEAKPIAIKRKPGPVNEAMTNNTVDQTKLKSATDINTAEKKEDVNKAKPIAVKRKPGPVDETTTRTNDEKTEQEPLLVTNTEDKNETSTKPAEDATPPKKAAIAKVLAADIIIDKEILSTDEKFESPEKKSRPVTPITVRRHPRTPSSLPQTPTSMTNILKSQSPISSLPKEKSTPRQDKKAKPIAVRRAPRAIISTPSVVNSTSLVEEAMDAWPLNKESNTETTQETLPEPNKEPLKESGITPLTVSETTCERTEDIRLVYEETNEATPLNESLPKPLEVAEINADIVEKKADDISKPQTPSGNKTPRRVALKTISTPKSKKKLLD, encoded by the exons atgaagtgcAAAATTCCCGAAATATCGTGGCACAATCGTGATCCCGTATTAAGTGTTGATATACAACCAAAATCAAATGCGAGCAGTAATTACTACCGTCTGGCTTCTGGTGGTACTGATGCTCATGTATTAATATGGTATATGAAATCAATATCTTCCGGAGAACATGGTGATATCGAATTGGATTTAGCTGCTGATTTAACACGGCATCAAAGAGCCGTTAATGTTGTCAAATGGTCGCCAAATGGGGAACTTTTGGCTTCGGGAGATGATGAAAGTGTTGTTTTCATATGGAAACAGAAATCCGACAGTGAACCTTTGAATATTTTGGACTCTACAAATGAACAAGACAAGGAAGTGTGGATTACATTAAAAGTATTGCGCGGTCATATGGAAGATATCTATGATTTGAGTTGGGCTCCCAATTCGTTGTATTTGGTAACGGGCTCAGTTGATAATTCGGCCATGGTATGGGATGTTCAAAAAGGTAAATCCATGTCGATTTTAAATGACCATAAAGGATTCGTGCAGGGTGTGGCCTGGGATCCTAAAAATCAATACATAGCCACATTGAGTACTGACAG gTATTTGCGCATTTTCGACATAcaatcgaaaaaagtactttatcgCGTGAGCAAAGGTACTTTACCAGTTCCAGAAGACAACAATTTGCATGGCAAACGTATGCGTCTATTTCATGACGATAcactacaaacatttttcaggcGTTTATGTTTCACACCTGAtggtaaattattattaacaccCGCTGGTGTTACGGATTATGAGGGATGCACTAGACCTTTAAATACCACATATGCCTTCAGTCGTTACGGTTTTCGTCAGCCGGCCATAGTACTACCATGTCCTGATCAATATACTGTTGCGGTTAAATGTTGTCCGTTGTTGTTTAAATTACGGCCTTTTAATGGCGAGAAAAATCCACCAGTTGTACCTTTACCCTACCGTATGATATTTGCAGTAGCAACCAAGAGCTCGGTGTATTTCTATGATACTCAGCAGAAACAACCATTTGCTCtaatttcaaatatacattACACACGTTTGACCGACATTACCTGGTCAAACGATGGTCGCATTGTTGTAGTGTCCAGTACAGATGGTTTCTGTTCTCTTATCACTTTTGAAGAGGGTGAACTAGGTGAGGAATATGAAAATTCAGAGGCAGCGCTGGAAGCTGCTTTAGCACAGGTTaccaagaaaacaaaaaaacaaaaggaCAATGAAGCTTCAGCAAAGACAAGAAAACCTTCTACTGATGATAGCGCCGCTGCAAAGGAAGCCGTGAGTGTGCAAAAAGAACCACAGTTGCAAAAAGTAGTTGAACAAGAGAAGAAACAAATACCCAGCAATACGGATGAAACTAAAAAGAAAGAGAAGCCATCGGAGGACAAGCAAGCAGTGCCTATAGCCATTAAGAGAAAACCTACTGAGAGTGACGTCAAAGAAGATACTAAAAAGGCTAATCCAATACCGATAAAACGCAAACCAGGACCAGTGGATAAGTCAACAACAAATGCAAATGACGAGAAAACTGATAAAAAGACCGGAACTAATACAAATACTGAAGAAATAAAAGAAGATACAATTCAGGCTAAACCAATTGCTATTAAACGTAAACCAGGACCTGTGGACGATGCAACGACAAACACTaatgaagaaaaaactaaaCACAAGCCCGAAACTGAAGCAAACGCTTTGGAAAATAAGAAGGACGTCAACGAGGCTAAACCAATTGCTATAAAACGCAAACCAGGACCTGTTAACGAAGCAATGACAAACAACACTGTAGATCAAACTAAACTCAAATCCGCTACTGATATAAACACTGCCGAAAAGAAGGAGGACGTTAACAAGGCTAAACCAATTGCTGTAAAACGCAAACCAGGACCTGTTGATGAAACAACAACAAGGACTAATGACGAAAAAACTGAACAAGAACCTCTACTTGTTACCAACACTGAAGACAAAAATGAAACTTCGACAAAACCCGCAGAAGATGCAACACCCCCTAAAAAAGCAGCCATAGCTAAAGTTTTGGCTGCTGATATTATTATAGATAAAGAAATCTTAAGTACAGATGAAAAATTCGAATCACCAGAAAAGAAAAGTCGCCCTGTTACACCAATAACCGTTAGGAGACATCCGCGTACACCCAGCAGTTTGCCGCAAACACCCACATCTATGACAAATATTCTTAAATCACAATCTCCAATATCGTCTTTACCAAAAGAAAAGAGTACTCCGCGCCAAGACAAAAAAGCTAAACCAATAGCAGTTAGAAGGGCACCAAGAGCTATTATTTCAACACCATCGGTTGTTAACTCAACATCTTTGGTTGAGGAGGCCATGGATGCCTGGCCCCTTAATAAAGAATCTAATACTGAAACCACACAAGAGACTCTTCCCGAACCCAATAAAGAACCCCTTAAAGAATCTGGCATAACACCTTTGACGGTTAGTGAGACCACTTGTGAACGTACAGAAGATATACGTCTGGTGTATGAAGAAACAAATGAGGCAACACCGCTAAATGAATCATTGCCAAAACCTTTAGAAGTCGCGGAGATTAATGCAGACATAGTTGAGAAAAAAGCAGATGATATTTCAAAACCACAGACACCGAGTGGCAACAAGACACCAAGACGTGTAGCTTTAAAAACGATTTCAACACCAAAATCGAAAAAGAAATTATTGGATTAA